ACCAACGAAAAGAGGGATCagcacaaaaagaaaaaaataaagaaagaaatatagaaagaaagaagtaaaaagtCGCTAGCCTGGTTGGTTTAAGGGCGGCGCTGGCGCTCCAGCTCATGTAGTCTATTCATACTTTTGATATACTCCGCGTTTTATCTCCAAATTCGTTGAAAAATGGGAGATTCGGATCCTTCTCTTCGAAGACTATCCAGAGTGCTTCTCATATGAGCTAGGTTCAAGTCCAAGTCCCCCGAGATGGTTCCGTCTATGATTACGCAACAGAAAAAGCAGTGACTTCGGTTCCTTAGAATAAACTAACCGACTGAACTTCTTTTTGCGTATGTAATGACTAATGAAGGTTACAGATTCGGTAAAGAGGAAGAAACTTAGAATATCGTAGCTGCTCATGGTTATTTTGGCCGATTGATCTTCCAATATGTATGCTAGTTTCAACAATTCTCGTTCTCTACATTTCTTCCTAGCTGCTTGGCCTGTAGTAGGTATCTGGTTCACTGCTTTAGGTATTAGCACCATGGCTTTCAACCTAAATGGTTTCAATTTCAACCAATCCGTAGTTGACAGTCAAGGTCGTGTAATTAACACTTGGGCTGATATCATCAACCGTGCTAACCTTGGTATGGAAGTTATGCATGAACGTAACGCTCACAACTTCCCTCTAGACCTAGCTGCTGTTGAAGCTCCATCTATAAATGGATAAGACTTAGGTCTTAGTGTATACGAGTTGTTGAAGTTGAAGGAGCAATACCGCATTTCTTGTTTTATCAATAGGGTTGGTATTGCTCCTTCATTTAGTTTATagtttagtaatgttttactcACATAAGAGTTGcatttttgccatttttttttacttaagcTTAAGTAAAAATATTACTATGGGTTGGTTCATTGAgtatcttattttcttttcgtTCTATATTAAAATGAAATCTGTAATTTATTTTactattatattatttatattgtagtaaaataatttatataaaataagttcctcttttctttttcttaaagtcattttctttttgtatacAGTTACAGGATTAGGATTAAATGTCTaagattttcattttattttaaatttaaaatgaaggtaagaaaaactaaattaaataaTGATGAATGCTAAAAATAGAATCTATTGAATCTTTTAGAAAGAGTAGGGGGCCGATGTAGCCAAGTGGATTAAGGCAGTGGCATTTGTGAATCCACCATGCGCGGGTTCAATTCCCATCGTTCGCCCATCTCATCTTCTCCTattgctctctttttttcttttgtaaagacGAAGAAAGATATTCaattttctctcctattttatTTAGTACGCCGACGAAGAATCAAACTATCACtatatttattcctttttctacttcttcttccaagCGCAGGATAACCCCAAGGGgttgtgggttttttttctaCCAATTGGGGCCCTCCCTTCACCACCCCCCGTGGGGATGGTCTACAGGGTTCATAACTACTCCTCTTACTACAGGACGCTTGCCTAGCCAACACTTAGATCCGGCTCTACCCAAACTTTTCTGGTTTACCCCAACATTACCCACCTGTCCGAATGTTGCTGAGCAGTTTTTGGATATCAAACGGACCTCCCCAGAAGGTAATTTTAATGTGGCCGATTTACCCTCTTTTGCAATCAGTTTCGCTACAGCACCCGCTGCTCTAGCTAATTGTCCACCCTTTCCGAGTGTGATTTCTATGTTATGTATGGCCGTGCCTAAGGGCATATCGGTTGAAGTAGATTCTTCTTTTTGATCAATCAAAACCCCTTCCCAAACTGTACAAGCTTCTTCCAAAGCATACGGCTTTCTGGATGTATATGATGATATCTAGACAGATGGATCCTATATGAATCGTATGATGAAGTACCACATGAGTGGATATATAGGAATCCAAATCTGCCGAATCACTCATGTTATGATCTTCTACATCCTAGGTCTCCCCGTTCCGTCATCTGGCTTATGTTCTTCATGTAGCATTCAGACCGAATGACTCTCAGAAATTACGTCGATACTTCCACATATTACGGGTAACGTAGGAGACATCTCTCTTTTTCCCCCGGGGGATCTTTAGAATTACCACTGCTTAGCTTTCAATTCGCCTCTGACCATCAAATGAAATGTGAATAACCCGTCCTCCTCTCTTTGAAACAAGGGGCGCTTCCGGTTCTGTCGGTGCTTCAAACAATTTTGTTTTGTCTTCTCCATATTACCATATCTCTAGAGTCAATAATTTGATATGAGGAACTACTGAACTCAATCACTTGCTGCCATTACTCTTCAGTTTTCTGTTGAGGTCTATCCCGTAGAGGTACTCAAATTGGATCAGTGATCGATTTATAGGTTTCGTCGTAAACCTAATTGGTTACTTCCAATTACGTAAATCAATGGTTCAAACCGCACTCAAAGGTAGGGCATTTCCCAGTCGTAGGGCATTTCCCATTTTTATAGAAACTTCTGTACCAGAAAGAATGGAATCTCCAATTATAGCCCCTCTGGGATGTAAAATATATCTCTTCTCACCATCCCCATAGTGTATGAGACAAATGTATGCATTTCGATTAGGGTCGTATTCTATGGTTACGATTCTACcctctatgttttttttattccgTCGAAAAAAAATTTTACGGTATAGACGCTTATGACCTCCCCCTCTATGCCCTGCGGTAATGATTCCTCTGGCATTACGACCTTTACCACAACGATGCTGTCCATAGATCAAATTATTTCGTGGATTGGATTTCACTTGACTGTCGACGGCTCCATTGCGTGTGCTCGGGGTAGAAGTTTTGTATAAATGTATCGCCGTGTTATTAAGTATTTTGATTtaagttcttttctttctaagaGGTGGAATAGAATAACCCGGTTGAAGCGTAATGATCATACGTCTGTAATGCATTGTATGTCCCATAATAGGTCCCATTCTTCTACCCTTTCCCGGGAGTCGATGACTATTCATAGCTATTACCTTGACACCAAAGAAGAGTTCGACCCAATGCTTTATTTCTGTCCTAGTTGATCCTGATTCGACATTAGAAGTATATTTATTGTTCCCCAATAACCGAATACCTTTGTCTGTAAATACTGCATATTTGATTCCATCCATAAATCCATTTTCTTCCCTATGAGTTCCAGTATCGATAAGAATTCTAGTTCTTACTGTTCATATGTTATGGTATGAATATACCATACCAATTCGTTATGTATGGATGATGAGATTCCATTGATACAGAGCCAATTCCAATAGACTTATTGAACGTTCCCATTGGCGTGCATCCAGCAGGAATTGAACCTACGAATTTACAAATTATGAGTTGGGCGCTTTAACCATTCAGCCATGGATGCTTAACAGGGATCATCGTACATCGTGAATaacaaaattccaattgaaatgaAATCTTTAGGAGGAATCAATGAAACAGGAATCAATGAAAGGACATCAATTCAAATCCTGGATCTTCGAATTGAGAGAGATATTGAGAGAGATCAGGAATTCTCACTATTTCTTAGATTCATGGACCAAATTTGATTCAGTGGGATCTTTCACTCACATTTTTTTCCACCAAGAACGTTTTATGAAACTCTTTGACCCCCGAATTTTGAGTATCCTACTTTCACGCGATTCACAGGGTTCAACAAGCAATCGATATTTCACGATCAAAGGTGTAGTACTGCTTGTAGTAGCGGTCCTTCTATATCGTATTAACAatcgaaatatggtcgaaagaAAAAATCTCTATTTGATGGGGCTTCTTCCTATACCTATGAATTCCATTGGACCCAGAAATGATACATTGGAAGAATCTTTTGGGTCTTCCAATATCAATAGGTTGATTGTTTCGCTCCTGTATCttccaaaagggaaaaagatctctgagAGTTGTTTCACGGATCCGAAAGAGAGTACTTGGGTTCTCCCAATAACTAAAAAGTGTATAATGCCTGAATCTAACTGGGGTTCGCGGTGGTGGAGGAACCGGATCGGAAAAAAGAGGGATTATAGTTGTAAGATAGCTAATGAAACCGTAGCTGGAATTGAGATCTCATTCAAAGAGAAAGATATCAAATATCTGGAGTTTCTTTTTGTATCCTATACGGATGATCCGATCCGCAAGGACCATGATTGGGAATTGTTTGATCGTCTTTCTCCGAGGAAGAAGCGAAACATAATCAACTTGAATTCGGGACAGCTATTCGAAATCTTAGCGAAACACTGGATTTGTTATCTCATGTCTGCTTTTCGTGAAAAAAGACCAATTGAAGTGGAGGGTTTCTTCAAACAACAAGGAGCTGAGTCAACTATTCAATCAAATGATATTGAGCACGTTTCCCGTCTCTTCTCGAGAAAGAAGTGGGGTATTTCTTTGCAAAATTGTGCTCAATTTCATATGTGGCAATTCCGTCAAGATCTCTTCGTTAGTTGGGGGAAGAATCCGCACGAATCGGATTTTTTGAGGAACGTATCCAGAGAGAATTGGATTTGGTTAGACAATGTGTGGTTGGTAAGCAAGGATCGGTTTTTTAGCAAGGTACGGAATGTATCGTCAAATATTCAATATGATTCCACAAGATCTATTTTCGTTCAAGTAAGGGATTATAGCCAATTGAAAGGATCTTCTGATCAATCCAGAGATCGTTTCGATTCCATTAGTAATGAGGATTCGGAATATCACACATTGATCAATCAAAGAGAGATTcaacaactaaaagaaagatCGATTCTTTGGGATCCTTCCTTTCTTCAAACGGAACGAACAGAGATAGAATCAGACCGATTCCCGAAATGCCTTTCTGGATATTCCTCAATGTCCCGGCTATTCACGGAACGTGAGAAGCAGATGAATAATCATCTGCTTCCGGAAGAAATCGAAGAATTTATTGGGAATCCTACAAGATCAATTCGTTCTTTTTTCTCTGACAGATGGTCAGAACTTCATCCGGGTTCGAATCCTACTGAGAGGTCCACTAGAGATCATAAATtgttgaagaaagaacaagatgTTTCTTTTGTCCCTTCCAGGCGatcggaaaataaagaaatggttGATATATTCAAGATAATTACGTATTTACAAAATACCGTCTCAATTCATCCTATTTCATCAGATCCGGGGTGTGATATGGTTCCGAAGGATGAACCGGATATGGACAGTTCCAATAAGATTTCATTCTTgaacaaaaatccattttttgatttatttcatctattccaTGACCGGAACAGGGGGGGATATACGTTACACCACGATTTTGAATCAGAAGAGAGATTTCAAGAAATGGCGGATCTATTCACTCTATCAATAACCGAGCCGGATCTGGTGTATCATAAGGGATTTGCCTTTTCTATTGATTCCTACGGATTGGATCCCAAAAAATTCTTGAATGAGGTATTCAACTCCAGGGATGAATCGAAAAAGAAATCTTTATTGGTTCTACctccttttttttatgaagagaATGAATCTTTTTATCGAAGGATCAGAAAAAAATCGGCCCGGATCTCCTGCGGGAATGATTTGGaaggtccaaaaccaaaaagagtGGTATTTGCTAGCAACAACATAATGGAGGCAGTCAATCAATATAGATTGATCCGAAATCTGATTCAAATCCAATATAGCACCTATGGATACATAAGAAATGTATCGAATCGATTCTTTTTAATGAATAGATCCGATCGCAACTTCGAATATGGAATTCAAAGGGATCAAATAGGAACTGATACTCTGAATCATAGAACTATAATGAAATATACGATCAACCAACATTTCTCGAATTTGAAAAAGAGTCAGAAGAAATGGTTTGATCCTCTTATTTCTCGAACCGAGAGATCCATGAATCGGGATCCTGATGCATATAGATACAAATGGTCCAATGGGAGCAAGAATTTCCAGGAACATTTGGAACATTTCGTTTCTGAGCAGAAGAGCCGTTTTCAAGTAGTCTTCGATCGATTACGTATTAATCAATATTCGATTGATTGGTCCGAGGTTATCGACAAAGAAGATTTGTCTAAGTCACTTATTTTTTTGTCTAAGtcacttccctttttctttgtgAGTTTCGGGAATATCCCCATTCATAGGTCCGAGATCCACATCTATGAATTGAAAGGTCCGAATGATCAACTCTGCAATCAGTTGTTAGAATCAATAGGTCTTCAAATCGTTCATTTGAATAAATTGAAACCCTTCTTATTGGCTGATCATGATACTTCCCAAAAATCGAAATTCTTGATCAATGGAGGAACAATATCACCATTTTTGTTCAATAAGATACCAAAGTGGATGATTGACTCATTCCATACTACAAATAATCGCAGGCAAACGAAGTTTGATAACACTGATTCCTATTTCTCAATGATATCCCACGATCGAGACAATTGGCTGAATCCCGTTAAACCATTTCATAGaagttttttgttattttattcttacgAAGCAAATAGCATTTCCTATTGATTTGTCCCCTGGACTGGACCTATTCTGATTCTTAATTATCCGTCGCTACGCTGTTCCCAAGGACTAGCAGAATCGAAATAGCGAAATTCTTGGGTCATCTCAATGGGTTCAGAAACCACACGTTTCTCTGGATCATCATAGCGTACTTCCACATATCCACTCAGAGGAAGGTCTTTTCGTAATGGATGACCCTCGAAACCATAATCTGTTGATATACGGCGTAGATCCGGATGATTGATGGAAGAAACACCAGACATATCCCATACTTCTCGCTCCCACCGGCCGGCTGATGGAAATGGACTGACTACCGGAGATATTCGTGTTACTTCGTCTGCACTGGTTTGTACACGAATGCGTGAGTTATACCGAGTACTCAGTAAATTATGGACCACTTCAAATCTTCGTTTTCGAGAGGGATGATCAACTCCGCAAATATCGATCGAAACTTGAACCCTTGTATAGGTATGAAATTTAAGAAAGCACAACAATTGAAATGGGTAGTCCGTATTGGTATCAGATCTATTCCCATGTTCCGATCTTTCCATTTTATGTACCCATTTCTTGGGGgtagttttccaactatatttgaaaatggattggttatccataaagataaagaaagcTTTCTTGTAGTTCCGCTTCATGCTCTAAAAATTCAGAAAGACTTGTCGGAAATCGCCGGTTGGGTTGGTCCGACTAAGAAAGGCATGGAAGCAAAGAATCCACTCCCTCAGCGAAGAAGAAAGTCCTGAGCGCTAGCGCGCCAGAACCAAGCAACGGCTAGCGCGCCCTTTAGAGTAAGTAAAGCGCGGTAGCGCATCcagcaatcaaactactgcgcGTACTAAGGCGCAACGGCTTGAGCGCGCCTTACTCAGGGTGGATTCTTTGCTTTGCTCTAAGAGTGTTGGGGGAGGGGTGCTCTACGGACTGGGATGACCAGGAGGAGTAGGATAAATGAAGTCATCCCATTCCAACATAAAGGACTCGGCGATCTCCGATTGGGGATCGGAGAGACCACGTAGCGTTTCTTCGAAACGCTCATGGTCCTGGTCGGTAGTGAAGATGCCCACCACTCGCCGGACATCTTCCTCGTCCTCTATTTTATATTCTAAGAACTTCAggagctttcttttttttccttcgcGATTCCCTGGATTCCTCGTCGATTCTTACCCacgttctttttcttttctctggagcATCTCACTTTGAATGAAATGCATTCTTTTCGATACAGTAGGGTACACTGAACACCAACCCAATCTCGATTACTTAAAAAGCAAGAAAGAAGCACTTGACTCACCATAGAAAAGATCGAAGGAGATTCGAACGCCCATTGCTTTTTCTAGGCGAGGACTCTTTCCCGATCTTGACCTACTACTTATTTATCATAGTATGTAATTCGATCTCTCCACCCACCGCCCTTGCACAAGCTTTTAGCTTATAAGTAGTTGGATTCAATCAAATGCAATTTATTGATGTATATATCTATGAAATTTAATCTTTCGAGAATGAGGCAGGCAGCCCTACCTAGTTCAGTCAATTCATCTATTTATGATTTGATTGATAATACGGAACGAACTTTTCAAGTGCACTGGTAAGCCTCAGATGAAGGGGCTAgggtacaaaaaaaaagagctgaTCTAGTTGATTGACTTCCTAACCTTCCGTAGGCAACCAATATCACTATTACTAAACCATGCCTTTAGAGAGAGCTAACGGACCCAcctcctttttttaaaaaagctTGACAACCGACACTGAACTGACAGACCAGCAGAAGGAATCTTATTTGAAACCAACCCGACGGCGAAGACCGAACCGCATACCCTACTGAAGGCACCGCTCTCGTTCGGGCTTCCCACCCGGTATGGCTAGCGCTACCTCACCTTCACATGGCTAGCGCTACCTCACCTATTGCTAGATCGCAAGCGACCTTTACTTGTTTCGCTTGTTAAGAGAATTTTCAATAAACTAGCGAGTCTAGCTTGTCTCGCTTGCTTCTATCTGACCAAGGATATTATTTTGAATCAAGCCTGCGTGCCTGTTTGCTCGCCTGCTCTTATAGCTCTACATAACATCCGCTCTCGTTAACTTACCTACCTGTCTGAGAAGGAAAGACAGATAGTTTGAATCCATCATCCTAGGACTAGGGACGGACGGCATCGATTCTCTCATTCAGTTGTAACCGCTCCTAAGACAGACCCTTTCCACTAACTAAGGAATGAGTTACTTACCGATTGGATTGAAGCGAGTTCCTCCATTTGCTAGTTCCGCCAACGTACAGAGCTCTTGGACTCCTACCCTAGTTCAGGCGATTACCTCAGATAAAGCGCTCTTACCTTTCCATCTAGAAATACAAAGCTATTACTACTTAACTTAAGTTAAGGCAACTATAATCTTTTTAGGTAGTTTCACTACCTGACTTACAGAAATTCAAACATCGAGAAATCCTGACTTTTTGACAacttgataaaaaaataaattgccTTTTTATCATTCCATTTTCCAGTTCCAACTTGATCGATCCATAAAAAACGAGTCCTCTAAAAAAGTCGAAACCTTCTGAATGGCCCTTTTTACGCCCGGCCAGGTACCACTTTAAGGTTAATTATTTAGCCTATCCAAAGTCTTGTttcaaaaaagaaggaaagaattgGTCATACCTACTCAACTATAAGGTTCTTTATCTACCTCAAACAACTGACTCGGTCTTCCCTCCCCGATTCCGGGAAGACCTCAGACACGAGTACCGCCAGTATCTATGGCAAGCGCTACCGCTCCGTGGGCTTTCCTCTCGCCCGAAAGAAGGTCACCTTCACAAACGCCCGTAACCCGACTAACCGAAAGAGGTCTATCTCTTCCACCTTCGCCCGTCACTTCACTTACTGAACTTACCGAAACTCGCTATCGTAACAGCACAGAAAGACTTATTCGCCTTAAAGGCTACGCCTACCTTCTTAACTTTAGTATAGGCTTAACGCACGGTATGAGTTCTCTGCTTGACTAGTCTACCCGAAAGCAGATCAAAAAAGCCAAAAGCATTGCTCGCCTACTTT
The Telopea speciosissima isolate NSW1024214 ecotype Mountain lineage unplaced genomic scaffold, Tspe_v1 Tspe_v1.0012, whole genome shotgun sequence genome window above contains:
- the LOC122647073 gene encoding NADH dehydrogenase [ubiquinone] iron-sulfur protein 3, with the translated sequence MKRNYKKAFFIFMDNQSIFKYSWKTTPKKWVHKMERSEHGNRSDTNTDYPFQLLCFLKFHTYTRVQVSIDICGVDHPSRKRRFEVVHNLLSTRYNSRIRVQTSADEVTRISPVVSPFPSAGRWEREVWDMSGVSSINHPDLRRISTDYGFEGHPLRKDLPLSGYVEVRYDDPEKRVVSEPIEMTQEFRYFDSASPWEQRSDG